A region of Dermochelys coriacea isolate rDerCor1 chromosome 1, rDerCor1.pri.v4, whole genome shotgun sequence DNA encodes the following proteins:
- the CCNA1 gene encoding cyclin-A1, whose translation MHHNDKSGISPAGSWEIRRVAAGPYSNQNPPQRAVLGLLTENGQCLRACGQGTTIVGRFSGSENAFPPSGKNIFPSWMVNVTSKQGFAIYVDEPEQKDGCSCTVVEEVEPSLCEVDTSTMKPNIHLLLDLSTGSPMLVDTSFQSQHEVHVDNNVDVMNVGDYAEDIHQYLREAEIRYRPKPCYMRKQPDITSGMRAILVDWLVEVGQEYKLRTETLYLAVNFLDRFLSCMSVLRGKLQLVGTAAILLAAKYEEIYPPEVEEFVYITDDTYTKRQLLRMEHLLLKVLAFDLTVPTINQFLLQYLQRHGVCVRTENFARYVAELSLLEADPFLKYLPSQTAAAAYCLANYTVNRHFWPETLAAFTGYSLSEIVPCLSDLHKACLDASHRPQQAIREKYKLSKYMHVSFMETPAVLPLQ comes from the exons ATGCATCACAACGATAAGAGTGGGATCTCCCCAGCTGGAAGTTGGGAGATCCGCCGGGTTGCAGCTGGGCCTTATTCCAACCAAAATCCACCACAGCGGGCTGTGCTTGGGCTGCTGACTGAGAATGGGCAGTGCTTGAGGGCATGTGGCCAg GGTACCACCATAGTCGGACGCTTCTCTGGCTCTGAAAATGCTTTCCCTCCCTCTGGAAAGAATATATTCCCTAGCTGGATGGTCAATGTAACATCCAAGCAAGGGTTTGCGATATATGTAGATGAACCAGAGCAGAAAGACGGATGTAGCTGCACAGTGGTAGAAGAAGTGGAACCTAGCCTGTGTGAAGTGGATACTAGCACAATGAAACCCAATATTCATCTGCTGTTGGATTTGAGTACAG GTTCTCCTATGTTGGTGGATACATCATTCCAGTCACAACATGAAGTTCATGTGGATAACAATGTGGATGTAATGAATGTGGGAGACTATGCAGAAGACATTCATCAGTACCTTCGAGAAGCTGAA ATAAGATACAGGCCAAAACCATGTTACATGCGAAAGCAGCCAGACATCACATCAGGGATGCGTGCAATCTTGGTGGACTGGCTGGTGGAAGTTGGGCAAGAATACAAACTTCGTACTGAAACACTGTACCTAGCTGTCAACTTTCTGGACAGGTTTCTTTCCTGCATGTCTGTCCTCAGAGGGAAGCTGCAGCTTGTGGGAACAGCAGCAATTCTTCTGGCTGC GAAATATGAAGAGATCTACCCTCCAGAGGTAGAGGAGTTTGTGTATATAACAGATGATACTTACACAAAGAGACAGCTATTAAGAATGGAACACCTGCTCCTGAAAGTACTGGCTTTTGACTTGACAGTACCAACTATCAACCAGTTTCTCCTTCAGTATTTACAGAGACATGGAGTCTGTGTCAGGACAGAGAACTTTGCAAGG TATGTAGCAGAGTTGAGTCTCCTGGAAGCTGATCCATTTCTGAAGTACCTTCCTTCACAAACTGCTGCAGCAGCTTACTGTCTAGCAAATTACACTGTGAACAGACATTTCTGG CCAGAAACACTTGCTGCATTCACTGGATATTCGCTAAGCGAGATAGTGCCTTGTCTGAGTGATCTACATAAAGCATGCCTTGATGCTTCTCATCGACCACAGCAAGCAATTAGAGAGAAGTACAAGCTGTCAAA GTACATGCACGTATCCTTTATGGAGACACCAGCAGTTCTTCCTCTGCAATAA